A window of Fibrobacter sp. UWR3 contains these coding sequences:
- a CDS encoding AAA family ATPase produces MKILKVEFENINSLAGKWCIDFTDPSYSELDHSLFVISGKTGMGKTSILDAITLALYGATPRQGVIYNGNDGNAVMTSDKGTCFARVTYRCRKGTYVSEWNQRRARDKADGNLQNAQGKIWRIENPQDPIFAGNTGRNSELARANAEIIQLDYSQFCRSIMLAQGEFSKFLTSEEKERADILEKLNGTEKYRRIGKKVGDHRREAKAAKETSQAAFDALNNTMPKAEDIEKDKALLAEVANKEKALTDKKKDLEARIAWRNSMNESTRSLESAETELAKANKDKSEFAGNEKRLADAEKARECATLHTELQGFRKHEADDKAKLENFQKQLPQVASDLKSAGDNKAIAEKEKTATEQFIAENEALWNEIRKLDQDLKNATSVKAEAENRKATAAQSLSEAEAELKKAQDTIKSLEPQVESLAQTQEANAKDAELAGIIPQSETLVASIRGFDKKIADEEKAKKAFADDLKKAEEGLNDANALKQELLEQQNELFRNDVLALANVIQNHLEEGKACPVCGSTEHPACGHSNGTVADESSVTSTAEKIRELNTKLQDADAKLGQYENAKSRALTAGNAASENIESLNSQKNEASEKVAELWKPWAEFDLANADSTLADLKLRLQQFTANKTKFDKLSNDLAIARNNVELYGKKVQHEQDHLEKETANLNDVSRKLDELRSSRSEKFGDKDVEAVAKEATASKTAAANKYDAADKAFRNIENRHNELNTQITALKGSLEKTAGDIKTASEKFVNAIAAKGFADEAAFQAALLQEAEFTKLQNEKKRIDGAIATATGKKQAATEALEKLKAERSDETPLQALTDGKAAVEKELGELQGSSGAARARVKAYTENVAQLQILQKDLDAKKAELSRWEAMGEWFGVMDGSDFATFVQGLTFKSLLKLANKHLAIVKDRFRLVAEGNLGFKVADSEFGNDRRISNLSGGEKFLVSLSLALGIADFASRNVRVESLFMDEGFGTLDDATLEDVMNCLRCQQREGKMLGIITHVESVVNSISQKIMLERSTSQKGHSTITGPGVTRVA; encoded by the coding sequence ATGAAGATTCTGAAAGTCGAATTCGAAAATATCAACAGTCTCGCCGGCAAGTGGTGCATCGACTTTACCGACCCCTCCTACAGCGAACTGGACCATAGCCTTTTCGTCATCAGCGGAAAGACGGGCATGGGCAAGACGAGCATTCTTGACGCCATCACGCTCGCCCTCTACGGCGCCACCCCGCGCCAGGGAGTAATCTACAACGGCAACGACGGTAACGCCGTCATGACATCGGACAAGGGCACCTGTTTCGCCCGCGTCACGTACCGCTGCCGCAAGGGCACCTATGTATCGGAATGGAACCAGCGCCGCGCCCGCGACAAGGCCGATGGCAACCTGCAAAACGCGCAGGGCAAAATCTGGCGCATCGAGAATCCGCAAGACCCGATCTTTGCGGGCAATACCGGCAGGAACAGCGAACTGGCCAGGGCGAATGCCGAAATCATCCAGCTGGACTACTCGCAGTTCTGCCGTTCCATCATGCTCGCGCAGGGCGAATTCAGCAAGTTCCTCACCAGCGAAGAGAAGGAACGCGCCGACATCCTCGAAAAACTGAACGGCACCGAAAAGTACCGCCGCATCGGAAAGAAGGTGGGTGACCACAGGCGCGAGGCGAAAGCGGCAAAGGAGACTTCGCAGGCGGCATTCGATGCGTTGAACAACACCATGCCCAAGGCCGAGGACATCGAGAAGGACAAAGCCCTGCTTGCAGAAGTCGCGAACAAGGAAAAGGCCCTCACGGACAAGAAGAAGGATCTCGAAGCCCGTATCGCCTGGCGCAACTCGATGAACGAAAGCACCCGCAGCCTGGAAAGCGCAGAAACCGAACTTGCAAAAGCGAACAAGGACAAGAGCGAATTCGCCGGCAACGAGAAGCGGCTCGCAGATGCCGAGAAGGCCCGCGAATGCGCGACGCTGCATACGGAACTGCAGGGATTCCGCAAGCACGAGGCAGACGACAAGGCGAAACTCGAAAATTTCCAGAAGCAGCTCCCGCAGGTGGCAAGCGACCTAAAATCCGCGGGCGATAACAAGGCCATCGCCGAAAAGGAGAAGACGGCCACCGAGCAGTTTATCGCCGAAAACGAAGCGCTCTGGAACGAAATCCGCAAGCTCGACCAGGACTTGAAAAACGCGACAAGCGTGAAGGCCGAAGCCGAAAACCGCAAGGCCACCGCCGCACAGTCTCTCTCCGAGGCAGAAGCGGAACTGAAAAAGGCACAGGATACCATCAAGTCGCTCGAACCGCAGGTCGAATCCCTCGCACAGACCCAGGAAGCGAACGCGAAGGACGCGGAACTTGCAGGAATTATCCCGCAGAGCGAAACGCTTGTCGCAAGCATCCGCGGGTTCGACAAGAAAATCGCCGACGAAGAGAAGGCGAAAAAGGCGTTCGCAGATGACTTGAAAAAGGCAGAAGAAGGTCTCAATGACGCAAACGCGCTCAAGCAGGAACTTCTCGAGCAGCAGAACGAACTTTTCCGGAACGACGTGCTCGCGCTCGCCAACGTCATCCAGAACCACCTGGAAGAGGGCAAGGCGTGCCCGGTCTGCGGCTCTACGGAACATCCCGCCTGCGGACACTCGAACGGAACGGTCGCCGATGAATCCAGCGTGACAAGCACCGCCGAAAAGATTCGCGAACTGAACACGAAGTTGCAGGACGCAGATGCGAAACTCGGGCAGTACGAAAATGCCAAGAGCCGCGCGTTGACCGCCGGGAATGCGGCAAGCGAAAACATCGAATCGCTGAACAGCCAGAAAAACGAGGCGAGCGAAAAGGTGGCGGAACTCTGGAAGCCCTGGGCTGAATTTGACCTTGCAAACGCGGACAGCACCCTTGCCGACCTGAAATTGCGCCTGCAGCAGTTCACCGCAAACAAGACCAAGTTTGATAAACTTTCGAATGATCTTGCCATCGCCCGCAACAACGTGGAACTGTACGGCAAGAAGGTCCAGCATGAACAGGACCATCTCGAAAAGGAAACCGCAAACCTCAATGATGTCTCCCGCAAGCTGGATGAACTCCGCAGTTCCCGCAGCGAGAAGTTCGGCGACAAGGACGTGGAAGCCGTCGCGAAGGAAGCGACTGCCAGCAAGACCGCAGCCGCCAACAAGTACGACGCTGCCGACAAGGCGTTCCGCAATATCGAAAACAGGCACAATGAACTCAATACGCAAATCACGGCGCTCAAGGGTTCCCTCGAAAAGACCGCGGGCGATATCAAGACCGCAAGCGAAAAATTCGTGAACGCAATCGCCGCGAAGGGTTTCGCCGACGAAGCCGCCTTCCAGGCCGCATTGCTGCAAGAAGCCGAATTCACGAAGTTGCAGAACGAAAAGAAGCGTATCGACGGCGCCATCGCTACCGCAACCGGCAAGAAGCAGGCGGCAACCGAGGCCCTCGAAAAACTGAAGGCGGAACGCTCCGACGAGACGCCCCTGCAGGCCCTTACCGATGGGAAGGCCGCCGTCGAAAAGGAACTCGGCGAACTGCAAGGCTCATCGGGTGCGGCACGCGCCCGCGTGAAAGCCTATACAGAAAACGTCGCCCAGTTGCAGATTCTGCAGAAGGATCTCGACGCGAAGAAGGCGGAACTTTCTCGCTGGGAGGCGATGGGCGAATGGTTCGGTGTAATGGACGGCAGCGACTTCGCCACCTTCGTGCAGGGGCTTACCTTCAAGTCGCTCCTGAAGCTTGCCAACAAGCACCTGGCGATTGTCAAGGACCGCTTCAGGCTTGTCGCCGAAGGGAACCTCGGTTTCAAGGTGGCCGATTCTGAATTCGGCAACGACCGCCGTATCTCGAACCTCTCCGGAGGCGAAAAGTT
- the sbcD gene encoding exonuclease subunit SbcD yields MKFIHTADWHLGNSMHDIDRQKETEQFLAWLRERIVELGAQCLVIAGDIFDTTNPPIEARRQYFRFLASLLETNCKNIVLIGGNHDSGALLDAPRDLLEALNIQMVGSLGERPVEELVKELTDASGNVVGISAAVPYVRETELRRFKPEDAVDFAQSTYSGLYSAVYEAAEKLRAGRDIPIVATGHLYASRLEGRPENDEGRDAKEHGMRDIVGNLGTIPVSVFPEGLDYVALGHIHYTTMVARNPKVRYSGSPFVLGFDEASIPHHILAIDLQKGEAPNVQKIETPQYFKFLRVSGSVADIVMQLNQLKNAPAEKPLKVEVVYDYAPGVSINEALESVLEGAPFEVVSKKVKRADTLAADAFSDDTLESVDVLTDEEVFKRLVMSRMGAPEMDECIQKTLDDYLPLFRQVVEEVNNETGSEEA; encoded by the coding sequence ATGAAGTTCATACACACCGCCGACTGGCATTTGGGCAACTCGATGCACGACATCGACCGCCAAAAAGAAACCGAGCAGTTCCTCGCCTGGCTCAGGGAACGCATCGTGGAACTCGGGGCGCAGTGCCTCGTAATCGCAGGCGACATCTTCGATACCACCAACCCGCCCATCGAGGCGCGCAGGCAATATTTCCGGTTCCTCGCCTCCCTGCTCGAAACAAACTGCAAGAACATCGTCCTCATCGGCGGGAACCACGACTCGGGCGCACTGCTCGACGCCCCGCGCGACCTGCTCGAAGCCCTCAATATCCAGATGGTGGGTTCCCTCGGGGAACGCCCCGTAGAAGAACTCGTGAAGGAACTGACGGATGCCAGCGGGAACGTCGTGGGCATCAGCGCCGCAGTCCCGTATGTACGCGAAACGGAACTGCGCCGTTTCAAGCCCGAAGACGCGGTGGATTTCGCCCAGAGTACATACAGCGGGCTCTACAGCGCCGTTTACGAGGCCGCCGAAAAATTGCGCGCCGGCCGCGACATCCCCATCGTGGCAACGGGCCACCTGTACGCCTCCAGGCTGGAAGGCCGCCCCGAAAACGACGAGGGCAGGGACGCGAAGGAACACGGCATGCGCGATATCGTCGGTAACCTCGGGACTATCCCCGTCTCCGTTTTCCCGGAAGGCCTCGACTACGTGGCCCTCGGGCATATCCACTACACCACCATGGTGGCGCGCAACCCGAAGGTGCGGTACTCGGGCTCGCCGTTCGTGCTCGGGTTTGACGAGGCAAGCATCCCGCACCATATCCTGGCAATCGACCTGCAGAAGGGCGAAGCGCCCAACGTGCAGAAAATCGAGACCCCGCAATACTTCAAGTTCCTGCGCGTATCGGGCTCTGTCGCGGATATCGTCATGCAGCTGAACCAGCTGAAAAATGCGCCCGCAGAAAAGCCCCTGAAGGTGGAAGTCGTGTACGACTACGCTCCGGGCGTGAGCATCAACGAGGCGCTCGAATCCGTGCTGGAAGGCGCCCCGTTCGAGGTCGTGAGCAAGAAGGTGAAACGCGCCGACACCCTTGCGGCGGACGCCTTCTCGGACGATACGCTCGAATCGGTAGACGTCCTTACCGACGAGGAAGTTTTCAAGCGTCTCGTAATGAGCAGGATGGGTGCGCCCGAAATGGACGAATGCATCCAGAAGACCCTCGATGATTACCTCCCGCTTTTCAGGCAGGTAGTCGAAGAAGTCAACAACGAAACCGGCAGCGAGGAGGCCTAA
- a CDS encoding glycoside hydrolase, with protein MKKRNFGVSGAALAMAAFVAGLAGIVSPAHAQTKVVVDPGKKYQVFEGWGTSLCWWAVKAGAWSEANRSKLLGAIADPDTGLGYTIFRYNIGGGDQPGHNHLTKGDGGANVPGYKPTEKGSYDWTADPYQRTIAIELSKRVKSPIFEAFSNSPPWWMTKSGCVSGSSDGSDNLKEDYFDDFADYLSEVALHFKKEWGITFRTVEPFNEPSAGWWKANGGQEGCGFKNNQTKMIVELGKALQKKGLFPETSVSAADETNIGDALNQFNKYSGEALSYMFQVNTHSYSGGDNRAKLFNAAFAKDKKVWQSETGPLHKSGDENIALWMAGVILADLRDMKASAWVDWQIGDPAENWRSLALNHSKQTFSPNARYYMHAAFSRYIRPGSRIIDSDNGNTLAALSPEGALVLIVRNSGSSDVKYSFDLGEFVKIGTSAKVVRFELPGSLTKQSDIVVSGKALSMTAKSNTITTMVIEGAEGGACKPDSIIPYSKINNNEGWSTATEISLSKGDSLSIGPHPWEGGRWVWSGPNNFTSTNREIHISKMDGTMSGYYKAVHTNASGCEGSVTFKVVVDDPAHPFVEPDTSVNDTSVTDTSSHDSTTAIGLRGLAGGAPACPLLGAGATVQVFDVQGHFIGSMREERVRALNAGVYLLRAGKSVRKIRVE; from the coding sequence ATGAAAAAAAGGAATTTTGGAGTATCCGGTGCGGCTCTGGCGATGGCGGCGTTTGTCGCGGGCCTCGCGGGTATCGTTTCTCCCGCACATGCACAAACTAAGGTCGTTGTCGACCCTGGCAAAAAATACCAGGTTTTCGAGGGCTGGGGCACGAGTCTCTGCTGGTGGGCCGTAAAGGCGGGCGCCTGGAGCGAGGCTAACCGCAGCAAGCTTTTGGGTGCGATTGCCGACCCCGATACGGGCTTGGGCTATACGATTTTCCGCTACAATATCGGTGGCGGCGACCAGCCGGGCCATAATCACCTCACGAAGGGCGACGGCGGCGCGAACGTTCCTGGCTACAAGCCTACCGAAAAGGGAAGCTACGACTGGACGGCGGACCCTTACCAGCGCACGATTGCGATTGAACTTTCCAAGCGCGTGAAAAGCCCGATATTCGAGGCGTTCAGCAATTCGCCCCCGTGGTGGATGACCAAGAGCGGCTGCGTCTCGGGCTCTAGCGACGGCAGCGACAACCTCAAGGAAGACTATTTCGACGACTTCGCGGACTACCTCTCCGAAGTGGCGCTGCACTTCAAGAAGGAATGGGGAATCACGTTCCGCACGGTGGAACCGTTCAACGAGCCGAGTGCCGGCTGGTGGAAGGCGAACGGCGGTCAGGAAGGTTGCGGCTTCAAGAACAACCAGACGAAGATGATTGTGGAACTCGGCAAGGCGCTTCAGAAGAAGGGCCTGTTCCCCGAGACTTCGGTGAGTGCTGCCGACGAGACGAACATCGGCGATGCCCTGAACCAGTTCAACAAGTACAGCGGCGAAGCGCTTTCTTACATGTTCCAGGTGAACACGCACAGCTATTCCGGCGGCGATAACCGCGCCAAACTTTTCAATGCGGCGTTCGCGAAAGACAAGAAGGTGTGGCAGTCCGAGACGGGCCCGCTTCACAAGAGCGGCGACGAGAACATTGCGCTCTGGATGGCGGGCGTGATTCTTGCAGACCTGCGCGACATGAAGGCGAGCGCCTGGGTGGATTGGCAGATTGGCGACCCGGCCGAGAACTGGCGTAGCCTCGCGCTGAACCACAGCAAGCAGACTTTCAGCCCGAATGCACGTTACTACATGCACGCCGCATTCAGCCGTTACATTCGTCCGGGTTCGCGCATTATCGATAGCGACAACGGCAACACGCTCGCGGCGCTCTCGCCCGAGGGAGCGCTGGTGCTTATCGTGCGCAATAGCGGTTCTAGCGACGTGAAGTACAGCTTCGACCTGGGCGAGTTCGTGAAGATTGGCACGAGCGCGAAGGTGGTGCGATTTGAATTGCCGGGCAGCCTCACCAAGCAATCCGATATCGTGGTTTCGGGCAAGGCGCTTTCGATGACCGCGAAGTCCAACACGATTACCACGATGGTGATCGAAGGCGCCGAAGGTGGCGCATGCAAGCCGGATTCCATCATCCCGTATTCGAAAATCAACAATAACGAGGGCTGGTCCACCGCGACCGAAATCTCGCTTTCCAAGGGGGACTCGCTCTCGATTGGCCCGCACCCGTGGGAAGGCGGACGCTGGGTGTGGAGTGGCCCGAACAACTTTACCTCCACGAACCGTGAAATCCACATCAGCAAGATGGACGGCACCATGAGCGGCTACTACAAGGCGGTGCACACGAACGCATCGGGCTGCGAAGGCTCCGTGACCTTCAAGGTGGTGGTGGACGATCCGGCTCACCCCTTCGTGGAACCCGATACGAGCGTGAACGACACCAGCGTTACGGACACGTCGTCGCACGATTCCACGACTGCAATCGGATTGCGCGGCCTTGCGGGCGGGGCGCCTGCATGCCCGTTGCTCGGTGCCGGCGCTACGGTGCAGGTCTTTGACGTGCAGGGGCATTTCATTGGCAGTATGCGCGAGGAAAGGGTACGCGCGCTGAATGCGGGCGTGTACCTGCTCCGTGCCGGCAAGTCCGTGCGCAAGATCCGCGTGGAATAG
- the zapA gene encoding cell division protein ZapA yields the protein MVEVNTHRSVTVNVGSERLTIKTDLPDGDIKEIVDYIDERYSSYERYNLETGKRMALLALEMCEQLFAHRKMLHEIKVERDELNNAMKEMSALLEEGQEVSSY from the coding sequence ATGGTAGAAGTCAATACACACAGGTCCGTAACCGTAAACGTCGGAAGCGAACGGCTGACGATAAAGACCGACCTTCCCGACGGGGATATCAAGGAAATCGTTGACTATATCGACGAACGGTATAGCAGTTACGAGCGTTACAACCTCGAAACCGGCAAGCGCATGGCACTGCTCGCTCTCGAAATGTGCGAGCAGCTGTTCGCGCACCGCAAGATGCTCCACGAGATAAAGGTCGAACGCGACGAACTGAACAACGCCATGAAGGAAATGTCCGCACTCCTCGAAGAAGGGCAGGAAGTCAGCAGTTATTAG
- the uvrC gene encoding excinuclease ABC subunit UvrC, translating into MIPVSEHIERRLAELPALPGVYIMRNAQGKIIYIGKAKVLKNRVRSYFDGSEHNGHRAATLMLPYIRDIEWIITESESEALILEANLIRKHTPKYNVLLKDDKHFPYLAFSVNEPFPRLFLSRAVRKDGCQYYGPYMNSRMIGQLQDIAARLFKIRECKLKLPLAKPARPCLNYHIGRCGAPCAGLVTQEEYHQAVLQTQMLLNGKRDDLIAQWEREMQEASDRLDFEAAMKKRDAIQALKATGVHQKTDVTDARLCMDVLSLRRNGTMAAAVIFEYRNGVLCGRRHYRLECKLEEDETEIFRQMLLQWYMDVEFIPGEIATDVPLGVGDEGGIAGDSPDTEPLAQALAEKAGHKVAITNPQRGEKLGFLKLAGANADMILVEMRAEVQKYSEIDQSVFELQKVLGLKKTPFRIECVDISHLSGTNTVASLVAFKNGKPDKSNYRKFIIKTVTGVDDFASMREVMTRRIRRLEDEGTPMPDLWVCDGGKGQVDATMQILKELGHDKDLPLIGLAKRLEEIVFPDDRKSIVLHRTSPALKLLQNARDEAHRFAITYQRSKRKKDLEVEWLKMPGVGHETRVKILSRYKSAEAFMAAPLEDIVDLLGKVRGNSVREQVAEYCAKFIGQPLGSDANEEPPADM; encoded by the coding sequence GTGATTCCCGTTAGCGAACATATCGAGCGCAGGCTTGCCGAACTCCCCGCGTTGCCGGGCGTCTACATCATGCGTAACGCCCAGGGGAAGATTATCTACATCGGCAAGGCGAAGGTGCTCAAGAACCGCGTGAGGAGCTACTTCGACGGGAGCGAGCATAACGGCCACCGGGCCGCGACGCTCATGCTGCCCTATATACGCGACATCGAGTGGATTATTACCGAGAGCGAGTCCGAGGCGCTAATCCTGGAGGCGAACCTCATCCGCAAGCACACGCCCAAGTACAACGTGCTGCTGAAGGACGACAAGCATTTTCCCTACCTCGCGTTCTCGGTGAACGAGCCGTTCCCGAGGCTGTTCCTTTCCCGCGCGGTGCGCAAGGACGGCTGCCAGTACTACGGGCCCTACATGAATTCCCGCATGATAGGCCAGCTGCAGGACATTGCCGCCCGCCTGTTCAAGATTCGCGAGTGCAAGTTGAAGCTCCCGCTGGCAAAGCCCGCGAGGCCCTGCCTCAACTACCACATAGGGCGGTGTGGCGCCCCGTGCGCGGGGCTCGTGACGCAGGAGGAATACCACCAGGCGGTTCTCCAGACGCAGATGCTGTTGAACGGGAAACGCGACGACCTGATTGCCCAGTGGGAACGGGAAATGCAGGAGGCGAGCGACCGGCTGGATTTCGAGGCCGCGATGAAGAAGCGCGACGCCATCCAGGCCCTGAAGGCTACGGGCGTGCACCAGAAGACCGACGTGACGGATGCGCGCCTGTGCATGGACGTGCTGAGCCTCCGCCGGAACGGCACGATGGCGGCCGCAGTGATTTTCGAGTACAGGAACGGCGTGCTCTGCGGGCGCCGCCACTACCGCCTGGAATGCAAGCTGGAAGAGGACGAGACCGAGATTTTCCGGCAGATGCTATTGCAGTGGTACATGGACGTGGAGTTTATCCCGGGCGAAATCGCGACCGACGTTCCCCTCGGGGTGGGCGACGAGGGCGGCATTGCCGGAGACTCGCCGGATACGGAACCGCTCGCGCAGGCCCTTGCCGAGAAGGCGGGCCACAAGGTGGCAATCACGAACCCGCAACGTGGCGAGAAACTCGGGTTCCTGAAACTTGCGGGCGCGAACGCCGACATGATTCTGGTGGAGATGCGCGCCGAGGTGCAGAAGTACAGCGAAATCGACCAGAGCGTCTTTGAACTGCAGAAGGTGCTGGGCCTCAAGAAGACCCCCTTCCGTATCGAGTGCGTGGACATTTCGCACCTCTCGGGCACGAACACGGTGGCAAGTCTCGTCGCCTTCAAGAACGGCAAGCCCGACAAGAGCAACTACCGCAAGTTTATCATCAAGACGGTAACGGGTGTGGACGACTTCGCGAGCATGCGCGAGGTGATGACGCGACGCATCCGCAGGCTCGAAGACGAAGGTACGCCCATGCCCGACCTGTGGGTATGCGACGGCGGTAAGGGCCAGGTGGATGCCACCATGCAGATTCTGAAGGAACTCGGGCACGACAAGGACTTGCCGCTCATCGGGCTTGCGAAGCGCCTCGAAGAAATCGTGTTTCCCGACGACCGGAAGAGCATCGTGCTGCATCGCACGAGCCCCGCGTTGAAACTCCTGCAGAATGCCCGCGACGAGGCGCACCGCTTCGCCATCACGTACCAGCGGAGCAAGCGCAAGAAGGATTTGGAAGTGGAATGGCTCAAGATGCCCGGCGTGGGGCATGAGACCCGCGTGAAAATCCTTTCCCGCTACAAGAGTGCGGAGGCGTTCATGGCCGCGCCGCTCGAGGATATCGTTGACCTGCTGGGGAAGGTGCGCGGGAACAGCGTCCGCGAGCAGGTCGCAGAGTACTGTGCCAAGTTTATTGGACAACCGCTCGGCTCTGACGCAAATGAGGAACCGCCCGCGGACATGTAG
- a CDS encoding FISUMP domain-containing protein, protein MKRIILKMGVLGVFCLVAGCSDDGSTSPLQPVADNETESSSDKAVDNSSSGTAPSSASSTKSSASKEGDSQDTSVVHQQVVITDSGTVEGSTYISSGVFCWTEGCEAKYASSSSAAPQSSEGKIVITESSSSAAPPPVVEGNTLKDNRNGKSYKLQNAAGKLWMAENLNFETANSFCSTEGGEDYCAKYGRYYTYAAAQRACPEGWRLPTVAEVTALDSEVPHEWWSVGGRFKVADGKVTEYGLENEQGYIWIQAEGENNSFRVKNYNDSDLHELQKSDGNERAYNVRCVQN, encoded by the coding sequence ATGAAACGAATCATTTTAAAAATGGGCGTTTTGGGTGTGTTTTGTTTAGTTGCTGGCTGTTCCGACGACGGGAGCACCAGTCCGTTACAGCCAGTCGCCGATAACGAAACGGAGTCCTCCTCCGACAAGGCAGTCGACAACAGTTCCTCCGGCACTGCACCGAGCAGCGCTTCCTCGACTAAATCGAGCGCAAGCAAGGAAGGCGATTCCCAGGATACGTCCGTAGTCCACCAGCAGGTGGTGATTACCGATTCCGGCACCGTCGAGGGCAGCACCTATATCAGTAGCGGAGTGTTCTGCTGGACCGAAGGCTGCGAGGCCAAGTACGCGTCCTCCTCCTCGGCTGCTCCCCAGTCCAGCGAAGGCAAGATCGTGATTACCGAATCCTCCTCGTCCGCGGCACCCCCTCCGGTCGTGGAAGGGAACACGCTGAAGGATAACCGCAACGGCAAGAGCTACAAGCTGCAGAACGCCGCGGGCAAGCTCTGGATGGCGGAAAACCTGAACTTCGAAACAGCCAACAGTTTCTGCTCTACCGAGGGTGGCGAAGACTACTGCGCCAAGTACGGGCGCTACTACACCTACGCCGCAGCCCAGCGAGCCTGTCCCGAAGGCTGGCGCCTCCCGACAGTCGCCGAAGTAACCGCACTCGATAGCGAAGTTCCGCACGAGTGGTGGAGCGTGGGCGGAAGATTCAAGGTTGCCGACGGCAAAGTTACGGAGTACGGCCTGGAAAACGAACAGGGCTACATCTGGATCCAGGCCGAGGGTGAGAACAACTCCTTCCGCGTCAAGAACTACAACGATAGCGACCTTCACGAGCTACAAAAAAGCGACGGTAACGAACGCGCCTACAACGTGCGCTGCGTGCAGAACTAA
- a CDS encoding NADH-quinone oxidoreductase subunit A: MSNVEIFDTTFAMTILVIMAVCIPSILLLANWFLHPGKVKNVLIKGSAYECGLAHVSGTANERYPVKYYMVAMLFLVFDLEVAFLYPWTVQFLAGGWELLFVLLGFLFILEAGYIYLYKKGVLDWTSIKD; encoded by the coding sequence ATGAGCAATGTTGAAATTTTCGACACCACGTTCGCCATGACCATCCTGGTCATCATGGCGGTTTGCATCCCGTCCATACTGCTCCTTGCCAACTGGTTCCTGCACCCGGGCAAGGTGAAGAACGTCCTCATCAAGGGTTCCGCCTACGAGTGCGGCCTTGCCCACGTTTCGGGCACGGCGAACGAGCGCTACCCCGTCAAATACTACATGGTAGCCATGCTTTTCCTCGTTTTTGACCTGGAAGTGGCGTTCCTCTACCCGTGGACGGTGCAGTTCCTCGCGGGCGGCTGGGAACTCCTGTTCGTGCTCCTCGGCTTCCTGTTCATCCTCGAAGCGGGCTACATCTACCTGTACAAGAAGGGCGTGCTCGACTGGACGAGCATCAAGGACTAA